The following coding sequences lie in one Microcoleus sp. AS-A8 genomic window:
- a CDS encoding site-specific integrase, translated as MKDGELIDLLNRVNTRLKTDKVRVTIKQKGNRLYLRGTFPPRPLSNNTKPHQQEIAIGLYATVEGLHRAEKEARKVGELLDDQQFSWEPYLRHLQERQPSPKTTRDWINELERDYFTRRARTPESVTTWNTNYQEVFKSLPYDKPLTVEVLKGAIASTRPDTRMRQKTCLALDKLAQMAGVEFEAKRYMGNYSPTKVSPRSLPTDSEIVEWYHQLSNPAWQWAFGMLATYGLRPHELFHLDLEGFKTSEGVLTVLSGKTGMRKIWPLHPEWVEQFNLTDIKLPQCTGKTNRDLGHRVTRYFQRQRLPFRPYDLRHCWAIRSIHYGLDIPLAAQQMGHSATIHSQTYHAWLSYQHHQQAFERLLKRADRPLPPRLE; from the coding sequence ATGAAAGATGGAGAGTTAATCGACCTACTGAATCGGGTCAACACCCGACTCAAGACGGATAAGGTTCGAGTCACAATTAAACAAAAAGGCAATCGGTTATATTTACGCGGTACGTTTCCCCCACGTCCTCTAAGTAATAATACTAAACCTCATCAACAAGAAATTGCTATCGGTCTATATGCGACAGTGGAAGGGCTGCACCGAGCCGAAAAAGAAGCTCGTAAGGTAGGAGAACTTCTCGATGATCAACAATTCTCTTGGGAGCCTTATTTGCGTCATCTTCAAGAAAGACAACCGTCTCCAAAAACGACTAGGGATTGGATTAATGAATTAGAACGCGATTACTTTACTCGACGCGCTAGAACGCCAGAATCTGTTACCACATGGAATACTAACTATCAAGAAGTCTTTAAGAGTCTGCCCTATGATAAGCCCCTTACTGTTGAAGTTTTAAAAGGTGCGATCGCTTCGACTCGTCCTGACACAAGAATGCGTCAAAAGACCTGTTTAGCGTTAGATAAATTAGCGCAAATGGCGGGAGTTGAATTTGAGGCTAAAAGGTATATGGGGAACTACTCCCCCACAAAAGTTTCCCCGCGCTCTCTGCCAACCGATTCTGAGATTGTCGAGTGGTATCACCAACTCTCTAACCCGGCATGGCAGTGGGCTTTTGGAATGCTGGCTACCTATGGTTTGCGCCCTCACGAACTGTTTCATCTGGACTTGGAAGGGTTCAAAACAAGTGAGGGGGTTTTGACCGTCTTGTCGGGAAAAACGGGGATGCGGAAAATCTGGCCGTTGCATCCCGAATGGGTGGAGCAGTTTAATTTAACTGATATTAAACTTCCTCAATGTACGGGGAAAACCAATAGAGACTTGGGGCATCGGGTCACCCGCTATTTCCAGCGCCAGCGCCTTCCGTTTCGTCCTTACGACTTGCGCCATTGTTGGGCGATTAGAAGTATACATTATGGATTAGACATCCCCTTAGCGGCGCAACAAATGGGACATTCGGCAACGATTCACAGCCAAACTTACCATGCGTGGCTCAGCTATCAACATCATCAACAAGCGTTTGAGCGGTTGCTCAAAAGAGCCGACAGACCCCTGCCACCACGCCTTGAGTAA
- a CDS encoding SAVED domain-containing protein, with amino-acid sequence MAEDDRLIPSLLEPQSRGGDIAEGGFSFQDHIILARIPVWLAQEGFTAMVKESIGDVEAKFFVPNRGFVKDLIEVKDHVLQPSEFWTELKRFQKIDAGSPETYGSFTLIGTGASKELQPLINGLNRVRGSQDFYEEQDGVKSNSTQEYVRLVQTKGRTEQDALFLLEKVTVETDWNTAKPYGEAVFKQSLADHLEEYGDLSAKTIDNIYNHLATFVRHKKNRTITRKELEKELREKIPSHQQPALRSILIYTAISPEDNPTHPGLRFDWTPFSGGETRAIAPSEQWDRLLIELQDARTWIENYRNTKRIRLLGNRRVSACLAIGSVFSAVRGYAIEMDYRGEIWATNSHPTAGTPAYPLAYQTLGDKGDRLVVSISIYRNILPEVKANLERFGLLDAPLLDVRGEHPITSPEQANVVVGSVKKIVVQNLLSADSRTIHLFYGGPAHLALFLGHRLDATAPIVCYGWVGGSQYSRTCQLFSGRCTTHSV; translated from the coding sequence ATGGCTGAAGATGATCGTTTAATTCCCTCTCTTCTGGAACCCCAGTCACGGGGTGGTGATATAGCGGAGGGTGGATTTTCTTTTCAAGATCACATTATCCTTGCCCGTATCCCTGTCTGGCTGGCTCAGGAAGGCTTCACAGCGATGGTGAAGGAAAGTATTGGCGATGTTGAAGCCAAATTTTTCGTTCCTAATCGTGGCTTCGTTAAAGACTTGATTGAAGTGAAGGATCATGTACTCCAACCCTCCGAGTTTTGGACTGAACTTAAACGATTTCAGAAAATAGATGCTGGCAGTCCAGAGACATACGGAAGTTTTACCCTCATTGGAACAGGGGCTTCCAAAGAACTGCAACCATTAATTAACGGGCTAAATCGGGTTCGCGGCTCTCAGGATTTTTACGAGGAGCAGGATGGTGTTAAAAGTAACTCTACACAGGAGTATGTTCGACTCGTTCAAACTAAGGGACGTACAGAGCAGGATGCTCTTTTTCTTTTGGAGAAGGTGACAGTTGAAACCGACTGGAATACTGCAAAACCTTATGGCGAAGCAGTGTTTAAGCAATCTTTAGCTGACCACCTTGAAGAATACGGAGATTTGTCAGCCAAAACTATCGATAATATCTACAACCACCTAGCGACATTCGTGCGGCACAAGAAAAATCGAACTATCACCCGTAAAGAGCTAGAGAAGGAATTACGAGAAAAAATTCCTTCCCATCAGCAACCAGCACTCCGCTCTATTCTGATTTACACAGCAATCTCACCAGAAGATAACCCAACTCATCCAGGGCTTCGCTTTGATTGGACGCCTTTTTCTGGTGGTGAAACTCGTGCGATCGCTCCATCTGAGCAGTGGGATCGACTACTGATTGAACTCCAAGACGCTCGGACGTGGATTGAGAATTACCGCAACACTAAGCGTATTAGGCTTTTGGGCAATCGGCGCGTGTCAGCTTGCCTAGCGATTGGCTCTGTATTTTCTGCCGTTCGGGGCTACGCCATTGAAATGGATTACCGTGGCGAGATTTGGGCAACCAACTCTCATCCGACCGCTGGAACTCCAGCCTATCCTTTGGCTTACCAAACTTTAGGGGATAAGGGCGATCGCCTCGTTGTTAGCATCAGTATCTATCGTAATATCCTGCCTGAGGTGAAAGCTAACTTGGAAAGGTTTGGATTGTTAGACGCGCCGTTACTTGATGTTCGAGGAGAACACCCCATTACCTCACCAGAGCAAGCCAATGTCGTTGTTGGGAGCGTGAAGAAGATCGTTGTTCAGAACTTGCTGTCCGCTGACAGTAGAACAATTCACCTGTTTTACGGTGGTCCTGCTCACCTTGCCCTTTTTCTGGGGCATCGGCTAGATGCAACAGCACCAATTGTTTGCTACGGATGGGTTGGCGGTAGTCAGTATTCTCGAACCTGCCAGTTATTTTCAGGACGCTGCACAACTCATTCAGTTTGA
- a CDS encoding nucleotidyltransferase — MFPLRTYFDELLKNVRPPQHRIEAAQELPPLVREYIKQSKEFPTVYPHTRLAGSYPQKMGAGDVKDVDTLVHVPGDPEKNEPEAKQLILDLKNLLDGLPEYLEDEGYAEIDIERARRSIHVYFKNKDFHLDFVPCIAPDGFEEVIYVPDRGFNEWIASHPIGYINLLNELQKEHDGKVKPLGILLKHFRNYQMKTRKPKSYWLGALLVYHIQSGNLDTSQDLGVLFHDLLDAIYCQYDHLLWISSDATPNIPDPMLGHNVSWNWDRSHFETFMRRIDDGRRWATKALETDDREKAIAYWQKIFGEEYFPSEVETAASTLASAGFPGKSYVSSTGLILPSQPASGLYTATQATKFHGAE, encoded by the coding sequence GTGTTCCCTCTCCGCACTTATTTCGATGAACTCCTAAAGAATGTTCGCCCTCCTCAACACCGTATTGAAGCAGCCCAAGAACTCCCCCCGTTAGTGCGCGAGTACATTAAGCAAAGCAAGGAGTTTCCAACCGTTTACCCGCATACTCGCCTTGCAGGTTCCTACCCTCAGAAAATGGGTGCAGGTGATGTCAAAGATGTAGATACGCTGGTTCACGTCCCTGGCGATCCTGAGAAAAATGAGCCGGAAGCCAAGCAACTGATTCTGGACTTGAAAAACCTGCTGGATGGCTTGCCAGAATACCTGGAGGACGAAGGATATGCCGAAATTGATATCGAACGGGCACGGCGCTCCATCCATGTGTATTTCAAAAACAAAGATTTTCATCTGGATTTCGTTCCGTGCATTGCGCCCGATGGCTTCGAGGAGGTTATCTACGTGCCTGATCGCGGCTTCAATGAGTGGATTGCCTCACATCCGATCGGCTACATTAACCTGCTCAACGAGCTACAAAAAGAACATGACGGCAAAGTCAAGCCGCTCGGAATTCTCCTAAAGCATTTCCGCAATTACCAGATGAAAACCCGTAAGCCCAAGAGTTACTGGCTTGGTGCCCTACTGGTTTATCACATCCAATCCGGCAATTTGGACACATCGCAAGATCTTGGGGTGCTGTTCCACGATCTGCTCGATGCCATCTACTGCCAGTACGATCACTTGCTCTGGATAAGCAGTGATGCGACCCCCAATATCCCCGATCCTATGCTGGGACATAACGTTTCCTGGAATTGGGATCGCAGCCATTTTGAGACGTTCATGCGGCGCATTGATGACGGGCGACGATGGGCAACGAAGGCACTAGAAACGGATGATCGTGAAAAGGCGATCGCGTATTGGCAGAAGATTTTTGGCGAAGAATACTTCCCGTCAGAGGTTGAAACCGCAGCTTCCACACTCGCTAGTGCAGGATTTCCCGGAAAGTCTTACGTTAGCTCTACCGGATTGATTCTGCCGAGTCAGCCCGCTTCCGGTCTTTACACAGCAACTCAAGCGACTAAGTTTCATGGGGCTGAGTGA
- a CDS encoding GNAT family N-acetyltransferase: MRLKVQLIRSEDNSPVEAYIVELTQKHIDDYENLWRESLRTFQTEDKFWDWVFKLDFITRQENHSGYAIECFDLTQGLMMVETQLHGSRDLIGKRLVYIEALTSAPWNRKEIQNPPRFKGVGSALLRYARLLSVELGYEGRVGLHSLQGAERFYENQGMFNYGAEEDYDNLTYFEYGALRQR; encoded by the coding sequence GTGCGACTAAAAGTTCAATTAATTCGCAGCGAAGATAATTCACCTGTTGAGGCATATATAGTTGAATTAACTCAAAAGCACATCGATGATTACGAGAATCTTTGGCGCGAGTCGTTACGGACGTTCCAGACAGAAGATAAGTTTTGGGACTGGGTATTTAAACTTGATTTTATTACAAGGCAAGAGAACCATTCTGGCTATGCTATTGAATGTTTCGATCTCACTCAAGGGCTGATGATGGTAGAGACACAGTTGCATGGTTCCCGCGATTTAATCGGTAAACGTTTAGTATATATTGAAGCCCTAACATCGGCTCCTTGGAACCGTAAAGAAATCCAAAATCCACCGCGATTTAAAGGTGTAGGTTCGGCTCTACTCAGGTATGCAAGACTACTCAGTGTCGAATTGGGATATGAAGGAAGAGTAGGACTGCACTCATTACAGGGTGCCGAGCGGTTCTATGAAAACCAAGGGATGTTTAACTACGGTGCGGAAGAAGACTATGACAATTTGACATACTTTGAATACGGAGCCTTGCGGCAACGATAA
- a CDS encoding amino acid adenylation domain-containing protein, with protein MIEYFNNSQIQIANSQQQLDGEQLLTDTEKHKLLVEWNETTSDYPQDKCIHELFEATVERTPEAVAVVFEGEQLTYRELNARANQLAHYLQALGVGPEVLVGICVERSLEMIVGLLGILKAGGAYVPLDPAYPFERLGFMLEDSSVPVLLTQSKLIEKLPPHSARVVCLDSDWKEIDFYSKENPSSCVTPDNLAYVIYTSGSTGKPKGVLLAHSGICNLAISTIQLFDVQPKSRILQFASFSFDVSVGEVVMALVSGATLVLAKQSSLMPGSALIELCKSCAITTVALPPTVLAVLPAEEFPALQTIIATGEACNTNLVARWAPGRRFFNAYGPTEATVWATVALCSDASQKPSIGHPIANTKIYILDTENQPVPIGVPGELHIGGVGLARGYLNRPDLTEQKFIPNPFSDESGSRLYKTGDLARYLPDGNIEYLGRIDNQVKIRGFRIELGEIEAVLSQHPAVLETVVVARQDVSDRKYLAAYIVPRDSGVISRNDLRSFLKEKLPVHMIPGVFVMLDALPLTPNGKVDRQALHEYGETIELNPSETNISNLKMDINSPTKHRDTGLKTTPSDSIRSTLRSLVAKLLQIESDEIDAAATFLELGIDSLLILEAMRRIETTWGVQVEAQQFFEELETIDALATYIEQNLSSKQEYKISQQPELELSSVTPKPATESGKSPQLFAQTKSLNAAVSVPKSKAMNRPNENVEPETNVERIISQQLQLMSQQLELLRTEQPHKERSLLEKTTLTEFASPKSFHQSATVTNPSPVCSYNEWDPLEEVIVGIVDGAMVPSWHTIHRATVLPGQEKQMDSLAKRTEKQPLPYPEWLVQAASKCVEEFAHILESEGVIVRRPDVVDYSASFRTPDWEVMNGFCAANPRDVFLVIGNEIIEAPMADRTRYFESWAYRSLLKEYLKAGAKWVAAPKPQLLDTQYDPDYKTSAPGEEMRFVITEFEPTFDAADFVRFGRDIFVQKSHVTNSLGIEWVRRHLGDEYRVHEVQSLCPQALHIDTTLVPLAPGKVLVNPLFIDVDNLPDYFKSWDILLAPKPNRTPMTLYDTKVISQWVNMNVLSLDEERVIVEKSQESTIAALKDWGFKPIPCEFESYYPFLGSFHCATLDVRRRGVLRSYEMEEGAL; from the coding sequence ATGATTGAATATTTTAACAATTCACAAATCCAGATTGCCAATTCACAACAGCAACTTGACGGTGAACAGCTTTTGACAGATACAGAAAAACATAAGTTATTAGTCGAATGGAATGAAACGACTAGTGATTACCCTCAAGATAAGTGTATTCATGAACTCTTTGAAGCGACTGTTGAACGAACCCCAGAAGCGGTAGCAGTGGTCTTTGAAGGGGAACAACTGACCTATCGAGAACTGAACGCAAGGGCAAATCAGCTAGCACACTACCTCCAAGCGCTGGGCGTTGGGCCAGAAGTGCTAGTAGGTATCTGCGTAGAACGCTCTCTAGAAATGATAGTGGGACTCTTGGGTATCCTCAAAGCGGGTGGTGCATACGTTCCCCTCGATCCAGCTTATCCCTTTGAACGGCTGGGCTTCATGCTGGAAGATTCTTCTGTACCAGTGCTGCTCACTCAGTCGAAGCTAATCGAGAAACTTCCCCCACACTCTGCACGGGTCGTTTGTTTGGACTCGGACTGGAAAGAAATTGATTTCTATAGCAAGGAGAACCCTAGCAGCTGTGTCACCCCCGATAACCTGGCCTATGTCATCTACACATCAGGGTCTACAGGAAAACCGAAGGGCGTCTTATTGGCGCACTCTGGGATATGCAACCTAGCCATATCAACGATTCAGCTATTCGACGTGCAGCCAAAGAGCCGCATTCTTCAGTTTGCCTCCTTTAGTTTTGATGTTTCGGTTGGGGAGGTTGTCATGGCTCTGGTGTCGGGAGCGACACTGGTACTGGCGAAGCAGAGTTCTTTAATGCCGGGGTCTGCTTTGATTGAGCTGTGCAAGAGCTGTGCCATCACGACTGTTGCCTTACCACCAACAGTTTTGGCGGTGCTACCTGCCGAAGAGTTTCCGGCATTGCAGACAATTATCGCTACTGGGGAAGCTTGCAACACCAACCTCGTGGCGCGTTGGGCACCAGGGCGTCGGTTCTTCAATGCCTATGGGCCAACAGAAGCCACTGTTTGGGCCACCGTCGCTCTTTGCAGTGACGCAAGCCAAAAGCCCTCCATCGGACACCCCATTGCCAACACCAAAATCTATATTCTCGATACTGAGAACCAACCCGTACCGATAGGCGTTCCGGGAGAACTCCATATCGGCGGTGTTGGTTTAGCCCGAGGTTATCTTAACCGTCCCGATTTAACCGAGCAAAAGTTCATCCCTAATCCCTTTAGCGATGAATCTGGTTCTCGCCTCTACAAAACAGGAGACTTAGCTCGTTATCTCCCAGATGGCAATATCGAATATCTTGGTCGCATTGACAATCAGGTAAAAATTCGCGGATTCCGTATCGAACTCGGCGAAATTGAGGCAGTGTTGTCTCAACACCCAGCAGTTTTAGAAACTGTGGTCGTGGCGCGACAAGATGTTTCAGACCGCAAATATCTGGCAGCCTACATTGTCCCCAGGGACTCCGGGGTGATTTCTCGCAACGACCTGCGGAGTTTTCTCAAAGAGAAACTGCCCGTTCACATGATTCCAGGAGTGTTCGTGATGTTAGATGCCCTGCCATTAACACCGAATGGCAAGGTAGATCGTCAGGCGCTACATGAATATGGTGAAACGATTGAGCTAAATCCATCAGAAACTAATATATCTAATCTAAAAATGGATATTAATTCCCCAACTAAACACAGAGATACCGGATTAAAAACTACACCCTCAGATAGCATTCGCTCAACCTTACGTTCTTTGGTAGCGAAGTTGCTTCAAATAGAGAGCGATGAAATAGATGCCGCTGCCACTTTTTTAGAACTAGGAATTGATTCACTCCTTATTTTAGAAGCGATGCGAAGGATTGAAACCACTTGGGGAGTTCAGGTCGAAGCCCAACAGTTTTTTGAAGAATTAGAAACCATCGACGCTCTAGCTACCTACATCGAGCAAAATTTATCCTCAAAACAAGAGTACAAAATCTCGCAACAGCCTGAGTTAGAGTTGAGCAGCGTAACCCCAAAGCCTGCTACAGAGTCTGGTAAATCGCCCCAGCTGTTCGCTCAAACAAAAAGCTTGAATGCTGCTGTATCAGTCCCCAAAAGTAAAGCAATGAATAGACCCAATGAGAACGTAGAACCTGAGACGAATGTAGAAAGAATTATCTCGCAGCAACTTCAATTAATGTCTCAACAGCTAGAACTTTTACGCACTGAGCAGCCACACAAAGAGCGATCACTTTTAGAAAAAACTACATTAACTGAGTTCGCCTCCCCCAAGTCATTCCATCAATCAGCCACGGTTACTAATCCATCTCCAGTGTGTTCTTACAATGAATGGGACCCACTTGAAGAGGTAATTGTTGGCATTGTCGATGGGGCGATGGTTCCCTCCTGGCATACCATCCATCGCGCTACCGTGCTTCCCGGTCAAGAAAAACAAATGGACAGCTTAGCCAAGCGGACAGAGAAACAGCCGCTCCCTTATCCAGAGTGGCTCGTTCAGGCTGCTAGCAAGTGCGTCGAGGAATTTGCTCATATTCTTGAATCGGAAGGAGTTATTGTTCGTCGCCCTGATGTTGTTGATTACTCTGCCTCTTTCCGCACACCTGATTGGGAAGTAATGAATGGCTTTTGTGCAGCCAATCCACGGGACGTTTTCTTGGTCATTGGGAATGAAATTATTGAGGCTCCAATGGCCGATCGCACTCGTTATTTCGAGTCGTGGGCTTATCGCTCCCTACTCAAGGAATACTTAAAGGCAGGAGCCAAGTGGGTCGCTGCCCCCAAACCACAGTTACTCGATACACAGTATGACCCGGATTACAAAACTTCCGCTCCAGGTGAGGAAATGCGCTTTGTGATCACTGAGTTTGAGCCGACGTTTGATGCGGCCGACTTTGTACGCTTTGGACGGGATATTTTTGTCCAGAAGAGTCATGTCACCAATAGCCTTGGGATTGAATGGGTGCGGCGACATCTGGGCGATGAATATCGAGTTCACGAGGTTCAGTCACTCTGCCCACAAGCCTTGCATATTGACACTACCTTAGTTCCTCTCGCTCCAGGAAAGGTGTTAGTAAATCCCCTGTTCATAGATGTTGATAATCTGCCTGACTATTTCAAATCTTGGGATATCCTACTCGCGCCTAAACCGAACCGAACGCCGATGACACTGTATGACACAAAAGTAATCAGTCAGTGGGTCAATATGAACGTACTCAGTCTCGACGAAGAGCGAGTTATTGTGGAGAAATCACAGGAATCCACGATCGCAGCATTGAAAGACTGGGGGTTTAAACCTATTCCTTGTGAGTTTGAGAGTTACTATCCTTTCTTAGGTTCTTTCCATTGCGCGACACTGGATGTCCGCAGACGTGGCGTACTCCGTTCCTATGAGATGGAGGAAGGCGCTCTATGA